A region from the Benincasa hispida cultivar B227 chromosome 12, ASM972705v1, whole genome shotgun sequence genome encodes:
- the LOC120093034 gene encoding mitochondrial division protein 1-like yields the protein MMDLIYCEEEIERFYDTREEISSVSDWGSDCSENCSTSFGDDGDVPENLRYVGWIRNLESVYERRNKFFKWMGLDLDQNFDNRDEEEGESFGRVYHDRILEDYGTVLRLSGSEGELSSSLTISSMSNEAPESSGNVAVEENHACTIRNLDNGTEFIVDRFSQDGVLSMLREVGSNRSFSFDEFERNIGQSPLVQQLFRKNVEKAGPIVNAKKEAKKGWLRKLGAVACIVDNGEGTMKNGVFNSSSKAGIQQVRIHPYKKQSKELSSLFVGQEFEAHKGSISTMKFSFDGRYLATAGEDGVVRVWQVIEDVRFDDFDIHNVDPSSLYFSMNHLSKLNPLDVSKETVGKTKLKRSSSTACVIFPPKLFRILEKPLHEFLGHSGEVLDLSWSKKGLLLSSSVDKTVRLWQLGCDTCLRVYCHNNYVTCVSFNPIDENHFISGSIDGKVRIWEVLACQVVDYIDIREIVSAVCYRPDGKGGIVGSMTGNCRFYNIIDNRLELDAQICLNGKKKSPGKRIIGFEFSPSDPSKLMVCSVDSPVHIISGSDVICKFKGVRSGGNKMSASFTSDGKHIVSASEENVYVWNYNCKDKASRKKKIWSSESFFSRSATIAIPWSGVKITPEPPLSPTRVCDTAGSIPEMEPKFPDDDGDREHKVPSSSPDCFSLSRTLFPELLKGTATWPEEKLHDSSSITPSPSMCKTEFKFLKNACQSMLSSPHMWGLVIVTAGWDGRIRTFLNYGLPIRL from the exons ATGATGGATTTGATTTACTGTGAGGAGGAAATTGAAAGATTCTATGACACCCGTGAGGAGATCTCCTCCGTGTCTGATTGGGGATCTGATTGCTCTGAGAACTGCAGCACAAGTTTTGGGGATGACGGGGATGTTCCTGAAAATTTAAGATATGTGGGATGGATAAGAAACCTGGAAAGTGTTTATGAGCGTAGAAACAAGTTCTTCAAATGGATGGGTTTGGATTTGGATCAGAATTTTGACAACAGAGATGAAGAGGAAGGGGAATCGTTTGGGAGGGTTTATCATGATAGAATTCTGGAAGATTATGGAACGGTGTTGAGACTTTCCGGTTCTGAAGGGGAGTTGTCTTCAAGTCTTACCATATCTTCCATGTCAAATGAAGCTCCAGAATCATCAGGAAATGTTGCTGTGGAGGAGAATCATGCTTGTACTATCAGGAATTTGGACAATGGGACTGAGTTTATTGTGGATAGGTTCAGCCAAGATGGAGTGTTGAGCATGTTGCGCGAAGTTGGTTCAAACCGATCCTTCAGTTTTGATGAGTTTGAGAGAAACATTGGCCAGTCTCCCTTGGTTCAGCAACTCTTTcgaaaaaatgttgaaaaggCTGGGCCTATAGTTAATGCCAAGAAAGAGGCAAAGAAGGGTTGGCTGAGAAAATTGGGTGCGGTGGCTTGTATTGTTGACAACGGGGAGGGCACAATGAAAAACGGTGTTTTCAATTCATCATCTAAGGCAGGGATACAACAAGTTCGCATTCATCCATATAAAAAGCAATCCAAAGAATTATCATCCCTTTTTGTGGGACAAGAATTTGAAGCACATAAAGGGTCAATTTCTACAATGAAGTTCAGTTTTGATGGAAGATACTTGGCTACTGCTGGTGAAGATGGTGTTGTGCGTGTATGGCAGGTGATTGAAGATGTGAGATTCGATGATTTCGACATTCACAATGTTGATCCTTCCTCTTTGTACTTCTCAATGAATCATTTGTCCAAATTAAACCCCTTGGATGTGTCAAAAGAGACTGTAGGCAAGACGAAATTGAAGAGATCATCAAGCACAGCCTGTGTAATTTTTCCACCAAAGCTATTTAGGATATTGGAGAAACCTCTGCATGAATTCTTGGGACACAGTGGCGAGGTCTTGGATCTATCTTGGTCAAAGAAAGGG CTTTTGCTGTCATCTTCTGTTGATAAGACAGTACGTCTTTGGCAGCTAGGATGTGACACATGCCTAAGAGTTTACTGTCATAATAATTATG TAACGTGTGTTAGTTTCAACCCTATAGATGAAAACCATTTCATAAGTGGCTCGATAGACGGTAAAGTTCGGATTTGGGAAGTTCTTGCTTGTCAAGTGGTTGATTATATTGATATCCGTGAGATAGTAAGTGCAGTCTGTTACAGACCAGATGGAAAG GGGGGAATTGTGGGGTCCATGACTGGAAACTGCcgtttttataatattatag ATAATAGATTGGAGCTGGATGCTCAGATATGCTTAAATGGGAAAAAGAAGTCGCCTGGGAAGAGAATAATTGGTTTTGAG TTTTCTCCTAGCGATCCGAGCAAACTAATGGTATGTTCTGTTGATTCGCCGGTTCATATTATTTCCGGGAGTGATGTCATTTGCAAATTCAAGG GTGTTCGTAGTGGTGGAAACAAGATGTCGGCTTCTTTTACCTCGGACGGAAAGCATATTGTTTCAGCCAGTGAAGAAAACGTCTACGTTTGGAACTACAATTGCAAGGACAAAGCATCtcggaaaaagaaaatttggtcGTCCGAAAGTTTCTTCTCTCGTAGTGCGACAATAGCCATACCTTGGTCTGGTGTGAAAATCACACCTGAACCACCACTATCCCCAACACGAGTTTGCGATACAGCAGGAAGTATCCCCGAAATGGAGCCGAAGTTTCCTGATGACGATGGTGATAGGGAACACAAGGTTCCATCATCGTCACCAGATTGCTTCTCACTAAGCCGCACTCTTTTTCCCGAGTTGCTGAAAGGAACCGCAACTTGGCCAGAAGAGAAACTCCATGATTCTAGCTCAATAACCCCTTCCCCTTCAATGTGCAAGACTGAGTTCAAGTTTTTGAAGAATGCTTGCCAGAGCATGCTTAGCTCTCCTCACATGTGGGGTCTTGTGATCGTTACTGCTGGATGGGACGGACGAATCAGAACATTTCTCAACTATGGTTTGCCTATTCGGTTATGA